ACTACTGTAATTAAAAACTAATGAATCAGTGACATGAATGGGAAACCCACTGAAATGCCTGACCtttaaggggttgtttggttggGGCATTGGGGTAGACAAAATTATCCCATAGATTGGGATATCCGTGGAATTAGTTATCCCACCATATATATTGGATAATATAACAGAAAATTATGTAGTGTATACTTCGGCCAAAATTTGGTTAACCAGATGGCCGAATGATTACATTGGTAACTATCCCATAAAATAGTCCTGCATTTTATTGTGGGATTATTATCCCTTGTTCAAACCCCCCCTAAGTCGTCTTGAGTTTCTTGTCACTAGATAAAACTAAGAACAACTTAGGCCTAAATTGTAACACTAAGAAACATTGTCAAGGAAATTGCTCCCTTGGACTGATGGTGCATAGATTATCCATCCAAATCAACTATGGATAGACTTAATAAATGTGCTTGACataactttattttatgttcTTATGGGAATGGcataagtaattaattaagaaagTCTTGTGTTTTGACTATCAATGTTGATCATTAGCCTGAGCTGACAAATAGTAAACCTCAACATTTTCACATGTAAACTTCTTGGTTGTTTTCACATGACACAAATGTAACTTCAGTTCAAATTGCATGGGAAACACAGACTACCCTAACATTAAATTGCCCGACAGAATAACTTTTCAAACTCTAATTGCTAAAAATTGTCAACCTCTGCCTTCCCTTCATGTTTCATTCAGATGAATCTCCACTATATCACTCTGCATCTATCTGATCATGCATTTCACAGATGAAACACTGTTGTCCATTTAGCAATTCGTCAAGTACTCTCGTATGAAGTTTCTGGTTAGCTCCTTGTTTTCTTGCTCAGGTTGCATCATATTATGGTTTGCCAGTATCCACAACACATTGTATTGTAGGATCCATGGTTGGTTTTGGTCTTGTTTATGGGGGAACTGGTGCAGTCTTTTGGAGTTCACTGGCAAGGGTAATATCCTCTTGGGTGATCTCACCTTTACTGGGAGCAGTGGTGTCCTTTCTCGTGTACAAATGCATACGGAGGGTATGTTCTTCTGATGTGCATACTCTGTCTTGGGCTCTAGTCACAATTCTTAATCCAACTCACCATTCCTAATCCTGGtgttttttactatttttagtTTGTGTACAGTGCTCGGAACCCAGGAAAAGCGGCTGCAACAGCTGCACCAATTTCTGTCTTTCTTGGTGTCACTGGAATCTCCTTCGTAGCTCTTCCTCTGAGCAAGACtttgaatctagctcttggcCAGGCTATAACCTGTGGCGCCATTAGTGCATTTGCAGTTGACAGGATCATCTGGGGCCAACTTGGCCACCTCCTGGCCAAGGCCAGTTCAAAAGAACCAGAACCAGAACCAGAAACTACTGACACTAAAAACATTGGATTTCTTTCAGATATTGCAGGTCCTAAAGGAACACAACTGAAAATAGTTTATGGTGTTTTTGGCTACATGCAAGTCTTATCAGCCTGCTTCATGTCATTTGCTCATGGTGGAAATGATGTCTCCAATGCAATAGGGCCATTGGCTGCAGCATTATCCATTCTTCAGGGTGGGCTCAGTGCAGCCGATATTGTTATTCCAAATGATGTTCTAGCATGGGGAGGCTTTGGAATTGTGGCAGGGCTAACAATGTGGGGATACAGAGTGATTGCAACTATTGGAAAGAAGATAACAGAATTAACACCCACCAGGGGATTTGCAGCTGAGTTTGCAGCCGCATCTGTGGTTTTGTGCGCATCCAAGCTGGGCTTACCAATCTCAGGCACACATACCTTGGTGGGAGCAGTCATGGGTGTTGGTTTCGCTCGAGGATTTAACAGTGTAAGAGCAGAGACAGTGAGAGAGATTGCAACTTCCTGGGCAGTGACAATTCCGGTTGGTGCTACCTTTGCTGTTATTTACACATGGATATTCACTAAGCTCTTGGCATACTTACTCTGAGTGTAAATTAACAGACAATGCAGCAAAAACTTCTCGGTGTATGTGATTAATTAGGAAATCACATAGATGGACTTCCTGTCGTGATTTGAGAACTGCAATTTTTGAACCTCATTGATCCATGAGCGAGAGAGTGATAGTCCATTCGTGTGGATGAAGAACAAGAAATTTGTTTTGTTGTCCGTTTAGCAATTTGCTTTCCTATGAATTTTGCTTCTTAAAATATTGCATCAGTTGGTTTTGGCTCAAGCTGTGGATTTCTACAACATAGAACAACTGCCACAAACTCTGAGACCACACTAAAAGTTTCGATCAAGCTGTATCAGCAACCATCAAAATTTGCACATGGGCGTAGCACCAAATATACAGATATCATAAAGTTTCTAAGCCTCAAAAGATATTATCTCTACAGCTAATGAATATAAAAGAAGTTAAAGCGCATGAATTCACTTACTATACGCCTGAGTACTAAACCAAGGATACTAATATTGACAGCATCCCAAGTAAATCTATGGTCACTGTAATACAAACAGGTGGTTAAGGAACCAAAAGATCCTATATGAGCTTCTAAATTTTCTGTTGGATTTAAGCAAATGTGATTGTTTCTTTGTATTTTACTCAGAGGTGGATGTAGCATACACCGACACCGGATTCATCTGAACCTAGTACTTTCAAAACCAGAGCATAAATTTATATGTAGAAATTCACAAAAATTTGCAACAAATAGTAGATATGAACTCACAACTTTAAACATATAATGGGTTCAATGCTAACAACCTTAGATGTTGAACcaattaaaacttaaatattgGATTCGCCTCTAATTTTACTTCCATGTCAGGTAGCTGATCTTAGACATTAAAGTTTGAAACCATTATTCACATACTTGGGACCAGTAGGTCAGCACTCCAGTTACCACTTAACAAGAGACTAAAAATTAAGATCTTGTAGACTGAAAGCACAGGTAGTAGAGCCATTTCATATGAGTAACGAAAAATACAGTCTGAGGTGAATGATAAAGGGAGGCAGTCCAGGGAACACAAGAAAATGAGGAGGCAAACAAATGTCTGAAAGTGGATCTTTGTTCTTTATCCAAGCAAAGGGATCAGTCTAACTTCGACAAAATGGTTAAAATCTAATGTTGTCCAATTTGATCACACTGTGCATGCATAATGTAAACAGGAAATATTGTGccataattataaaaaataaagatccTTTTATTTCTTGGATATTCAGAGCTGTGAATGTTTATGTGGTATACAATAGCAGAATATTACATGGTACAGAGGTTTCTCCTTCCTTGTCTGTCCAGCTGTTTTCCAGCAGGGAACATTTGCAACCAATACAAATAATGACTCATAAGAATTGAGAGATAAGAAAGAAAATAGAACACAAATCTTGCAAAACTGATACAAAAAGACCATGATCTCTCCTTAGCAAAAGATAGACCATTGCAGTTAAAACAGCATAAGAAAATTGACATACCAGATGTATTTGGTACTAGTTAAAACGGGTTGACAATCAGGTGAAAGGGATACTCATGGAGAAATCTCCTCTATTGACTCTAGATTAGGTTCCCATCTCGAATCCCTCCATGATTTCAGAGTCAGGATAGGAGGTATAAATGACTTCTTCTCCTGCTGCATTTTCTTCCATAACCAACCAGACCATCTCTCTTTGGAGGCATAAAAGTGCTTTGCGAGACTTATAGAGTCCTCTGAACAATCTTCGTTTACATTCACAACTTCTTCCCCGTCAAACTTAGGCTCCTCGATTTCAGTGGGATGTTTTGCTTTATGAGTGTGTCTGTGCTTCAGTTTCTCTACACTACTAGATGGGATTACTAAGTATTTTTGCCCTGGCAATAGAATATCATCTGCAGTGAGAAGAGATTCATGGGGACGATTGAAGAAGTCCGGCAGAGCTACATGCCTTCCTGGATAGTTCTTTAATAACTGAGCTGCAGAAATGGCACAGTCGTACATATCTACCTTCCCACCAGGATGAACTATCCGCACTGTGATATCCTTAAGTTGCAAACTCAGGCTAAAAGAATCAGTTTCCttcaactttttccttttttcagaTTCTCTGTCAGTATTCTGGCCTCTTCCTGACTTGTTACCACAAAGCTTCAGCATTTCCAGCAATTAGAAGGCCGCTAC
The DNA window shown above is from Solanum stenotomum isolate F172 chromosome 6, ASM1918654v1, whole genome shotgun sequence and carries:
- the LOC125867767 gene encoding inorganic phosphate transporter 2-1, chloroplastic is translated as MTSSYSLSSIRNSTKFVANNSNLFFPRQSLCVFTNETQFPKKDFLVLKPQTWSFSFLRLKKSSFTHPFAALSSFAESDDEKGENFEVKSHQEKAISSENEHELPGMAQAFNISSSTASAIAICIALAALILPFFMKSLGQGLGLKYKILSYVTILFGFYMAWNIGANDVANAMGTSVGSGALSLRQAVVMAGVLEFSGALLMGTHVTNTMQKGILVTNVFQGKDTLLFAGLLSSLAAAGTWLQVASYYGLPVSTTHCIVGSMVGFGLVYGGTGAVFWSSLARVISSWVISPLLGAVVSFLVYKCIRRFVYSARNPGKAAATAAPISVFLGVTGISFVALPLSKTLNLALGQAITCGAISAFAVDRIIWGQLGHLLAKASSKEPEPEPETTDTKNIGFLSDIAGPKGTQLKIVYGVFGYMQVLSACFMSFAHGGNDVSNAIGPLAAALSILQGGLSAADIVIPNDVLAWGGFGIVAGLTMWGYRVIATIGKKITELTPTRGFAAEFAAASVVLCASKLGLPISGTHTLVGAVMGVGFARGFNSVRAETVREIATSWAVTIPVGATFAVIYTWIFTKLLAYLL